From Salmo salar chromosome ssa09, Ssal_v3.1, whole genome shotgun sequence:
aggattactttatcctacctaggataggataaagtaatccttctaacacccccccttaaaagatttagatgcactattgtaaagtggttgttccactggatatcttaaggtgaatccaccaatttgtaagtcgctctggataagagcgtctgctaaatgacttaaatgtaatgtaaatgttggcattctctcaaagcaaagctgtcatcaaagcaaagggtggctactttgaagaatctcatataacatatttttttatttgtttaacactctttttggttactacatgattccgtatgtgttatttcatagtgttgatgtcttcactattattctacaatgtggaaaatagtaaaaataaagaaaaacccttaaatgagtaggtgtgtccaaacctttgactggtactgtatattgacaATTTGGATTGAAGGAAGCGAGGGACTTCTTTGTTTCAGGGCAGTTGTACGTGATGATGTCCCCCCAGGAAGTGCTGACGGGAGCCAACCAGAGGTCCATTGCACCTCGCACACAACCTCACAACACGTAAGCTGCCATTTTTATCAGTACAGTAGGTACTGGACTTGAGAAGCCAGGAGAGTCATCACAGTTACCATACTAGTTAGTCACACTGTCCTGTGTCCATTCATGAGTTTCTTTGTGTTGGGATTTTAGTTAGCCTTGTTACGGTTTTAGCTGCACATATGGGTGTATGCTGTGTATGCCAACAGTTTTCATGGTAATATCTGTTTATTCATGTCTATACTAATTGTGTCTTGTAGAAAATCAGAGGTCCCACGCACTTCTAGAGATGACAAAAGACGAGCCCAGCACAACGAGGGTGAGACCTAGATACCCATCATACAATACTTCATATGAAATGTCTCTTAAATGCTAGTTGGATTTGGATGTCACGATGTGCACAGAATCATATGTTGCCCTGCCTACCTACTCAAATTTGTTATTGTGTAATTTGTCTTCAAGTTGAACGTAGACGTAGGGACAAGATCAACAACTGGATCGTCACGCTCTCTAAGACCATCCCAGACTGCAACATTGACCCTACCAAGTCAGGGCAGGTCAGTATCAGCAATGAGGTCAGTATCACCATAAAATGGATCACTGTCAAATCTCATGGGTATGGCCAGGAGTTTTTACTGACCATGTCACCTGACCAGAAAAAACGTAGCTATAAAAAGGAGTACCAAGAGTTTTTTTCTTGTCAGAACACATTCTCAGGAAAGACCTCCTGGCTCTACATGGGAGAGGGTGACAGTCTTTGTGTTTTGGTCCAGAGTAAAGGTGGGATCCTCTCCAAAGCCTGTGACTATATCCAGGAGCTTCGGCAGaacaacctcagactgggggatgACCTAAGCACCCTGGATAGGCTCAGAATGGACAACCAACTACTGAGGCAAGAGGTAAGAAACTATGATTGTGTTTacacaattctgatattttgcccaattattgtaGAAAGAGctaattggtcaaaataccaaaaaGTGGGAAAagatctgaattgggctgcctgtgtaaacgcagcctactTTAATTCGTTCACGCTTTGTAATGGGTTCTGATTTTGATGATCAGGCTGTAGGATTAGTGAGTGAGAGATTTTTGTGCTATCAATCCTGTTCACCTACTTACTGCAACACTAATCGTATGCAATCACACAGAACCACAGAAAACATTTATTTGAGATTTGACTACATTGTAGTCGGACTGCGCAGCGTCACTGatctacagttgtggccaaaggttttgagaatgacacaaatataaattttcacaaagtctgctgcctcagtttgtatgatggtaatttgcatatactccagaatggtatgaagagtgatcagatgaattgcaattaattgcaaagtccctctttgccatgcaaatgaactgaatcccccccctaaaaatgtccactgcatttcagccctgctacaaaaggaccagctgacatcatgtcagtgattctctcgttaacacaggtgtgagtgttgacgaggacaaggctggagatcactctgtcatgctgattgagttcgaataacagactggaagcttcaaaaggagggtggtgcttggaaacattgttcttcctctgtcaatcatggttacctgcaaggaaacacgtgccgtcatcattgcttttcacaaaaagggcttcacaggcaaggatattgctgccagtaagattgcacctaaatcaaccatttattgcatcatcaagaacttcaaggagagcggttcaattgttgtgaagaaggcttcagggcgcccaagaaagtccagcaagcgccaggaccatctcctaaagttgattcagctgtgggatcggggcaccaccagtacagagcttgctcaagaatggcagcaggcaggtttgagtgcatctgcacgcacagtgaggcgaagacttttggaggatggcctggtgtcaagaagggcagcaaagaagccacttctctccaggaaaaacatcagggacagactgatattctgcaaaaggtacagggattggactgctgaggactggggtaaagtcattttctctgatgaatcccccttCCGATTGTTtagggcatctggaaaaaagcttgtccggagaagacaaggtgagcgctaccgtcagtcctgtgtcatgccaacagtaaagcatcctgagaccattcatgtgtggggttgcttctcagccaagggagtgggctcactcacaattttgcctaagaatacatccatgaataaagaatggtaccaacacatcctccgagagcaacttctcccaaccatccaggaacagtttggtgacgaacaatgccttttccagcatgatggagcaccttgccataaggcaaaagtgataactaagtggctcgaggaacaaaatatcgatattttgggtccatggccaggaaactccccagaccttaatcccattgaggacttgtggtcaatcctcaagaggcgggtggacaaacaaactccaagcattgattatgcaagaatgggctgccatcagccaggatgtggcccagaagttaattgacagcatgccagggcggattgcagaggtcttgaaaaagaagggtcaacactgcaaatattgactctttgcatcaacttcatgtaattgtcaataaaagcctttgccacttatgaaatgcttgtaattatacttcagtattccaaagtaacatctgacaaaaatatctaaagacactgaagcagcaaactttgtgaaaattaatatttgtgtcattctctaaacttttggccatgactgtacaaaTCACCTCGCATCCAAACAACAACTTATTAACTATTTATAAAGCGCTCGAGGTTAGGGGTTCTGCACCTCGTCGTGCTCAAACTGTACCCCTCAAACATGTTGAAAATGTAACTTGCAAACAAAATACCAAACCAAAATGCCAACAACTTTTCATGAAAATCCATGCATCAGATGTAATAATAGGCTGTTTGAGCTGCTTTTCTCATCTAATTTTGCACAGGTAGAAGACTGGAAATCCAAGAACCAGATTCTGAGGAACCAGCTGCGACAGAATGGCATTGTTGGAGCAGCAAGCGCAGACCCTCAGTGAGGAGCAGCAAGGGTAGTCAGGGGAGAATATCTCAGTGGAGGAATGGAACTTTGGACCTCAAACTAAAAGAAAATTCTCACTACAAAAACTTCACTACGAAATCAGTCTGAAGGAGTTTGCAAGATAGGTCATTAAATGGCCATATTTTACATAAGGAAAACCTTGTTCGCTCTTGTAAGTAAAGATTCTTCCCGCAGCTCTTCAGCTGTTATGTACATAATTGTTTAGCTTTTTTACCTTTTTGACACAATTGTGCTTTgttgtatcaggtgtgtgtgttatatatatatatatatatatatatatatatatatatataactcttaGTATAGGTTTCAAAATACATTTGACACATCTAGAGTATCAGATGTTCCCACTTGCAGAAATGACTCAGAACTTTGTTTTTCTAAACTTGTCAGCGGGAAATGTATTATAATGATAAATATTGTAATAAAGGATCTTTGTATTGATAAATTATGATGGAACTTCATATTTGAGTGGAAAAACTTCATGGGATTGAGAGCTTTCTGTTTAGTTTACttattgaatcaaatcaaattttattggtcacatacacatgattagcagatgttattgcgggtgtagcgaaatgcttgtgcttctagctccaacgGTGCAGAAGTATCTAATATCTatcaaattacacaacatatacacacaaatctaagtaggaatgaattaagactacatatggatgagcgacgtcagagcggaacggactaagatacagtagaatagtatagaaaaaaacagtatatatatgagatatgtaagcattattaagtgaatgagatactgtagaatagtatagaaaacagtatatacacatgagatgagtaatgtcagttatgtaaacattaagtgacaAAGATAccatagaataggatagaatacagtataatacatatgagatgagtgccagatatgttaacattattaaagtgactagtgttacattccttaaagtggccagtgattcctagtctatgcctataggcagcagcctctaatgtgctagtgatggctgtttaacagtctgatggccttgagatagaagctgtttttcagtcccgggcccagctttgatgtacctgtactgacctcgccttctggatgatagtggggtgaacaggctcgGGTGGTTGAATCTACTAAGAACATCAGTGGTATCATTGAGTTTTCATTTAATCATTGGCTAACCTATTACATAATGTATGATTGTCATtagaattttttataaaacaaATTTACGAGTAATATGGATGTACTAACTATATTTTCAATAGTTTTACTGTTTCCTGAGTGCATGCAGTTTATGTGAACTCGCCGGCAGGGGGTCATCATTCGGAGATACTGGCGCTTTAAGAATGAGGCTACAGTGTCGCAGTCCTGTCGTCACAGTTCAACGTGAAATTGTATGGTAAACAATTTTACTATTTATTGTACCGAATCGCATAAACCA
This genomic window contains:
- the LOC106612551 gene encoding upstream stimulatory factor 1 isoform X1, whose translation is MKGQQKSPDPDESAHVIEEGAVATADDPSAAIATIQSAATFSSEHPIKYLFKTEGAGGQVGELYYPPGGQVTYRVIQVSDGQLEAQSDGATAVSVLTGFPAATQPVTQALYSQSEGLEGDGTETHYTYYPATIADASPGTMVTSVVQASDTHLSQSTPTGQLYVMMSPQEVLTGANQRSIAPRTQPHNTKSEVPRTSRDDKRRAQHNEVERRRRDKINNWIVTLSKTIPDCNIDPTKSGQVSISNESKGGILSKACDYIQELRQNNLRLGDDLSTLDRLRMDNQLLRQEVEDWKSKNQILRNQLRQNGIVGAASADPQ
- the LOC106612551 gene encoding upstream stimulatory factor 1 isoform X3, which codes for MKGQQKSPDPDESAHVIEEGAVATADDPSAAIATIQSAATFSSEHPIKYLFKTEGAGGQVTYRVIQVSDGQLEAQSDGATAVSVLTGFPAATQPVTQALYSQSEGLEGDGTETHYTYYPATIADASPGTMVTSVVQASDTHLSQSTPTGQLYVMMSPQEVLTGANQRSIAPRTQPHNTKSEVPRTSRDDKRRAQHNEVERRRRDKINNWIVTLSKTIPDCNIDPTKSGQVSISNESKGGILSKACDYIQELRQNNLRLGDDLSTLDRLRMDNQLLRQEVEDWKSKNQILRNQLRQNGIVGAASADPQ
- the LOC106612551 gene encoding upstream stimulatory factor 1 isoform X4 encodes the protein MKGQQKSPDPDESAHVIEEGAVATADDPSAAIATIQSAATFSSEHPIKYLFKTEGAGGQVTYRVIQVSDGQLEAQSDGATAVSVLTGFPAATQPVTQALYSQSEGLEGDGTETHYTYYPATIADASPGTMVTSVVQASDTHLSQSTPTGQLYVMMSPQEVLTGANQRSIAPRTQPHNTKSEVPRTSRDDKRRAQHNEVERRRRDKINNWIVTLSKTIPDCNIDPTKSGQSKGGILSKACDYIQELRQNNLRLGDDLSTLDRLRMDNQLLRQEVEDWKSKNQILRNQLRQNGIVGAASADPQ